In Hyphomicrobiales bacterium, the sequence CGTGCACATGCGAACGATCATCTTAGCCAAATTTTAAAGCCACCGACCTAAGCTGCCCTCAGTAGCTCTGTTGAGTTGTGTGAGAGTACCATGACCGAGCCATTGCGACCGCGGGTGAAGTATGTGATCGGACCGGACGGAAGTCCGCTGACGATCGCGGACTTGCCCCCGATGAATACAAGGCGCTGGGTCATCCGGCGGAAGGCGGAGGTGGTGGCCGCGGTGCGCGGCGGGCTGCTGAGCCTTGAGGAAGCCTGCCAGCGCTACACGCTGACGGTCGATGAGTTTCTGAGCTGGCAGATGTCGATCGACCAGCACGGCCTTGCCGGGTTGCGGACGACCCGGATCCAGCACTATCGTCAATAAGCCGCAGATTTTCTTTTTGTTTTCGAAGGCGTTGGACTGAACCAGTCCGGCGCCTTTTTCTTTGGTCCGCCGTCGTCGGATGGAAAGTTAACGGCACGCCCCCAAAAATTAACCGGCTGCTAACCATGCACTGGGAAAAACTTGCCTAGTGGGCCGGGCAAGTGCGCCGTCCCTTCGATTCTGTGGGGCGGATGGCGGCGTGAACGGCCTGATCGAGCAGTTTGCCAAATTCGGCGCGGCGCGGCTGGCGGCCATGCTGGCGGTGACGCTGGCGCTCGTCGGCTTCTTCGGCTTCGTGATGCTGAAGATGTCCCAGCCGGCGATGAGCGTGCTGTTCACCGACCTTTCGAGCCAGGACGTCAGCGCAATCATGCGGGATCTCGATACGCGCGGCATCAAATACGAGCTGCGCGGCGACGGGCAGACCGTGCTCGTGCCGAAGGCCGACGTGCCGCGCCTGCGTCTCGACCTCGCCAGCAAGGGCATTCCGGCCGGCGGAGGCGTCGGCTACGAGATCTTCGACAAGGGCGACGCCTTCTCCTCGACCAGCTTCGTCCAGAACATCAACCATCTGCGTGCGCTGGAAGGCGAGCTTTCCCGCTCGATCCGCTCGATCGGCCGGGTGCAGGCGGCGCGCGTGCATCTCGTCATCCCGGAGCGGCGGCTGTTCGAGCGCGACCGCGAGCCGCCCCGCGCCTCGATCGCGCTCAAGCTCGCCGGCGATCTCGATGCGGCCCAGGTTCGCGCCGTGCGCCATCTCGTCGCCTCGGCGGTCGACGGGCTGCGGCCCGAGCGCGTCTCGATCGTCGATGAGCGCGGGCGGTTGCTGGCGGACGGCGCCCAGAGCGACCAGGGCCTGATCGGGCTCGGCATCGAGGAGCGCCAGACCGCGATCGAGAAACGCATCAAGTCGCAGGTCGAGGATATCGTCGCGAGCGTCGTCGGCTACGGGCGGGCGCGCGTGCAGGTCTCGGCGGCGCTGGACACCAATCGCGTCGAGAGCCGTTCCGAGAGCTTCGATCCGGAAGGCCGGGTCCTGCGCTCCAGCCAGAACCGGACCGAGGCTTCTACGACGAACGAGGGCGGCAATGGTGCGGTCACGGTCGGCAACGAGCTGCCGGGCGCCCAGCAGGCCCAGGGCGCGCAGCAGGCCCAGCGCGAGAACTCCTCGAAGAACGAGGAGGTCGCCAATTACGAGATTTCCCGGACGACGCGCACCGAAGTGCTCGAAGGCGGGCGGATCAGGAAACTCTCGGTCGCGGTGCTCGTGGACGGCAATTACAGCCGCGCGGCGGGTGGCGAGATGTCGTACCAGCCGCGCAATGCGGAGGAGCTCGACCGGATCGGGGAGCTGGTGCGGACCGCGGTCGGGTTCGATCAGGGACGCGGCGACAAGGTCGAAGTGGTGAATCTGCGCTTTGCCGAGGCGCCGCCACCGCCGAACGAACTGACCGAGCAGTCGCTGATGCAGCAGCTCACCTCCTTCACCCGGGAGGACCTGGTTCGCTTCGCCGAGCTCGGCGTGATCTCGCTGCTGACGCTGATCGTCCTGATGACGGTGGTGCGGCCGCTGCTGAAGCAGGTTCTGGCGTCCGACAACAGCGCGGTGCGCGCGATGCCGTCCTTCGTGCGCAACGGCACGCTGGTGGGGCCGGACGCGGCGACGGGCGATCCGGGCCGGGCGGTGACGACGGTCGGGCCGGGCGGCGAGGTGCTGGCGGATGTCGAGGCGCCCGCCGAGCGCATGCTCGCGATCGCGCAGATCAAGGGCCAGCTCAAGGCGCAGTCGGTCGAGAAGATCGGGGCGATGGTGTCGCAGAATCCGGCCGATTCGGTCGCGGTGCTGCGGAGCTGGATCCACGAGAAAGCTCCGGCGTGACGGGGCGCTGAACCATGGCCGAGAACCGATCGATCGCAACGCGCAGCACGGCTCTCCTGGGAGGGGTCGAGGGCGGCGGCTTCGGCGCGATGAGCGCGGCCGAGATGACCGGCCCGCAGCGCGCGGCGGTGATCCTGCTCGTGCTCGGCGAGGATTTCGGCCGCTCCATCTGGCGGGAATTCGACGACGACGAAATCCGCATCATCACCCGCGCCATGGCCGAGCTCGGCACCGTCGATGCCGACGAGGTGGAGCGGCTGATGCTGGATTTCGTCGGCAAGCTCTCGGGCGCGGGCGCGGTGACCGGCTCCTTCGACCGGACGATCTCGCTGCTCGAAAAGATCCTGCCGACCGAGCAGGTCGCGCTCATCATGGAGGAGATCCGCGGGCCTGCCGGCCGCAACATGTGGCAGAAGCTCGGCAATATCGACGCGGTCGTGCTCGCGAACTTCCTCAAGAACGAATATCCGCAGACGATCGCCGTGATCCTGTCGAAGATCAAACCCGACCATGCCGCCAACGTGCTGCGCAACCTGCCGAACGATCTGTCGATCGAGGTGGTCGGGCGCATGCTCAGGCTGGAATCGGTGCAGAAGGAGGCGCTCGACCACATCGAGAACACGCTGCGCACCGAATTCGTCTCGACCCTGACCCAGACGCGCCGGCGCGACCCGCACGAGATGATGGCCGAGATCTTCAACGGTTTCGACCGGCAGACGGAGATCCGCTTCCTGTCGGCGCTCGATGCCTCGAACCAGGACGCGGCGGAGCGCATCCGGGCGCTGATGTTCACCTTCGAGGATCTCGGCAAGCTCGACTCCGCCGGACTGCAGACGCTGGTGAGTCAAGCCGACAAGAGTACGCTGGCGCGCGCGCTCAAGGGCGCGAGC encodes:
- a CDS encoding conserved hypothetical protein (Evidence 4 : Unknown function but conserved in other organisms), yielding MTEPLRPRVKYVIGPDGSPLTIADLPPMNTRRWVIRRKAEVVAAVRGGLLSLEEACQRYTLTVDEFLSWQMSIDQHGLAGLRTTRIQHYRQ
- a CDS encoding Flagellar M-ring protein gives rise to the protein MNGLIEQFAKFGAARLAAMLAVTLALVGFFGFVMLKMSQPAMSVLFTDLSSQDVSAIMRDLDTRGIKYELRGDGQTVLVPKADVPRLRLDLASKGIPAGGGVGYEIFDKGDAFSSTSFVQNINHLRALEGELSRSIRSIGRVQAARVHLVIPERRLFERDREPPRASIALKLAGDLDAAQVRAVRHLVASAVDGLRPERVSIVDERGRLLADGAQSDQGLIGLGIEERQTAIEKRIKSQVEDIVASVVGYGRARVQVSAALDTNRVESRSESFDPEGRVLRSSQNRTEASTTNEGGNGAVTVGNELPGAQQAQGAQQAQRENSSKNEEVANYEISRTTRTEVLEGGRIRKLSVAVLVDGNYSRAAGGEMSYQPRNAEELDRIGELVRTAVGFDQGRGDKVEVVNLRFAEAPPPPNELTEQSLMQQLTSFTREDLVRFAELGVISLLTLIVLMTVVRPLLKQVLASDNSAVRAMPSFVRNGTLVGPDAATGDPGRAVTTVGPGGEVLADVEAPAERMLAIAQIKGQLKAQSVEKIGAMVSQNPADSVAVLRSWIHEKAPA
- the fliG gene encoding Flagellar motor switch protein FliG, whose product is MAENRSIATRSTALLGGVEGGGFGAMSAAEMTGPQRAAVILLVLGEDFGRSIWREFDDDEIRIITRAMAELGTVDADEVERLMLDFVGKLSGAGAVTGSFDRTISLLEKILPTEQVALIMEEIRGPAGRNMWQKLGNIDAVVLANFLKNEYPQTIAVILSKIKPDHAANVLRNLPNDLSIEVVGRMLRLESVQKEALDHIENTLRTEFVSTLTQTRRRDPHEMMAEIFNGFDRQTEIRFLSALDASNQDAAERIRALMFTFEDLGKLDSAGLQTLVSQADKSTLARALKGASQSMRDFFFGAMSQRAAKNMQDDMEGLGPLRLKEVDEAQTKLVQMTKDLADKGEIILSKGNADDELVY